The sequence GACCCTGAATTTCAAGATTTCCCACACCTATTAGAGGGTAATGCAGTTGCGCAGATGGTCTCGCCCGATTCTTTAGTAGCTCCCACAGAGACATGATGTATAGTAAAAGGGTTGTTCTCCCCCATTCTGCAAGGGGTTGCTGGCAATGGATAAGGCGGGACTTGGTAATATTAGATGGAGGCTCATTGGGTAGTCCCAGCTTTCCCAGCTTTCCTCAGTGAGAGCCCTAAATCATCTCGGGGTGTCGGGTATCCTTTTGTGGTGTATTCCTGCTCTCTGCTCTACAGGAAGAATTTGCCATCAACCGATGACAGTGATCAGTGGCGGCTACATCAGGAATTTTCGGCTGTATGTTACCAAGCGGCCTTGCCTGATTTTTTCGTTGCAGCTGGTAAAGTAGTTGTCATATCATCCTTCTCTAGATTATCGAAGTTAGATTAAGATGTGTATTATTTCTTTCATAGAAGATGAATATATAGAGGTGGGAAACCTCTAAGGGATTTGAAGAGATCCTCATGGATACTCATCTAAACAAATATAGAAATATCTCTAATCAAATTAGATATCCAAATTTATCCTAATTACTATAATATACACTAACATGTATTTAGTGCAATTTGTGGCTAAAGCCAttatttgttgttgttgctgctattGCAGAACCTCTCCTTGCATGTTCCTTTTATTTAAGCTTTATGGTTTCTTGTTGTTGGTTTTTTATTCAGATGGATTTGGGGTGTATCTGTGATGGATTTTGAGTCAAGTTTCTTGGGTGTTAGCAGTTGTTATAAGACCTctataaagtggaccccacatgatccTAGATTTAGATCAGACTATTGGACTACAGTGATTCAGCACACCGATGTGCCCTACTAGTTGTGATCTTTAGAGATAGATGGGTAGTACGTTTTAACAGTGTTTCCTATCCACAATATTTAGATAGACTTGGAACTCTATCACACAATGTGTCGAGACTCTTTACAGGAAGGAGAACTTCTGATAAGCTCAACTTCTCCGGCCTCTTTTCCAAAAATCAGTGTGTCCTCACCAACACCCATAGAAACCTAATCCAATAGAATGGTTTCTTAAAGGGTGTAAGGTATGGAAGATCCAAAAACATCTTCGGATGTCCACGTCAAGAATTCTATAACTTCCAAAACTGTATATTAATATAGTCGTTTATTTGTTTAATCTTCATTATTGATGCATAGATCAGTCCCTTATaccataattaaatttaaattttgtcTCTAGATAAAATTAAGAAGAGGTGGTTATGCTTAAGGTGTGGCTATGCCAACAAGCTAAAGGATAATCTCTCCATCTGGGCACCTTCATTGTCTGTTGGCTCTTTTTTGGAGAAAAAGATCTAGTTGGCGATAGTGTTTGCAGGGTTGAGGTGAGATCTCCTGTTCATTGGCTTTGTAGATGGTGTGATCTTGTAAAGTTGTTTTGCATTGTGGGGTCTTACTTTTTGGTGTTTGTGCCTTTTGATATTAAAACAAAATCACCGAAAACACACAGTTTTGGTGACTGAACTTCCATTTACACTGAGATATTTATTTAAATGCAGTTAAGGTCTTAAAATTAAAGTGATTCAGTTTTTCAAGGACGAGAAAGTAGTACTCACATGACAAAGGTCCAGATCAAtgatcatttttttaaataataaatatgaaTCATCTATTTTCCAATACATTCATTCAATcgtgtccatcattttttttttttttttgatatcgcatgagttttccaTGTTGACACATGTGAATAGGCAATATATGGCAGATCTAACCACAGTGGGAGGAAAGTCGAACTGCCCCTAGACCCAGCCTATCCAGGAAAAGGCTGCCTCTCACATGCCTAGGGAGGAACGAATAATGATGAAAGAATGAGAAAACCTGGGACTCACTTCCcatacgggccataccatctgtTGGGCCATTTCCTTCTCGATGAATGTGCCCAAAATTAATCCGACCAAAAGCTCTCCAACACAGAATTCTTTCTATCCAATAGGCCTTATGATAAGCTTCTCTCAAGTTCTTTTGTTTTTCCTGTCGAAGCCCGAATGCCTATAGGGTGGTTTTTTGGTCTTCTTGGGCCCGGGCAGTATCCTCTGTAGGGTGCCTAGGTCCTTTgaggtttcctttttctttgaggGTTTTGGTTTGTTTATGGCCAGGTGTGGTTTCTCATGCGCGCACTAAGCATCAGGCTATATTTACTCCGTTAATTCGATATATTAAATccccagaaaaagaaaaagaaaaaaaggcaatatatacatatacatacgtATATATGGTAGCCATTGTAGTTAGAATTCTGTAAAACACATCCAATCGTGTTCTTCTTTTGATCAAAagtgatgtttgagagaaatgGACAACTAAAGGTGGATCCACATTATAGACAATTTATGTCAATCGTTAAACCTTTACTGACATAATAAATATAGATAATCCAATTTCCAAGCCATTGAATGTCAAGATCATATGATCAAAATAAATTTTTGGGATTGATTCAAAATTCCTTCCTGGAATCTATCAGCTTGCAAAGAGAATCTGTAATCGCAAAATGGATGAGGCCAAAAGAAGGATGGGTTATCTACATATCAATGACTCATCACGAGGAAACCCAGGAGTAAGGGAAGGAGGTGGTATCTGTAGAGACCATGATGTGAACCATATTTTTGCATTCCATCAATATTAGAGTCATGTGTTCAACACAATTGTGGAGGCAAGAGCTACATTATTGATAACCTTATCTCACCGGAGCTTAGAAATAGCTGCTATGCATTTATCACTGATCACTCTCTCATGTATACGAGGAGAGTAACCTTATCTCAGAGGAGCTTAAAGAACTGCTATgtattgatcactcactcttgcATCTCTACAAAGAGAGTAATCTTATCTCAGGGGAGCTTAAAAAGAACTGATATGTATTGATCACTTAGTCTCACATGTTAACCTTATATCAGGGGAGCTTAAAAATAACTGTTATGTATTGATCACTCAGTCTCACATGTCTACAAGGAGAGTAACCTTATCTCAGGGGAGCTTAAAAAGAACTGCTATgtattgatcactcactctcgcATGTCTACAAGGAGAGTTACCTTATCTCAGGGGAGCTTAAAAATTAAGCACTGCTATGTATTAATCACTCACTCTCGCATGTCTAGGAGGAGAGTAACCTTATCTCAGAGGAGCTTAAAAAGCACTGCTATGTATTGATCATTCACTCTCTCATGTATACAAGGAGGGTGACCTTATCTCAGAGGAGCTTAAAAATCACTGATATgtattgatcactcactctcgcATGTCTATAAGGAGAGCAACTGAATAACAAATGGATTAGCTAAGATTGGGAGGAGCAGCGATTGTGGGTTTAAAATGAATAAAAGGAAAGACGAGCTCAGAAAAGTGTGAGAAGGAACTGATTATGGATAAGACAGGGATTATAAGACGGATTGACAATGTTCGCTTGCTTGGCTTTTGGATTTTGTGTTGTTCTTAGTATTGTTTGTATGCTTTCAAGGGGCATGGGCTATCCTAGTTGTTTTGTTTGGACTAGCTTGGGAGTTTCTTTCACCCGCGTTAGGCTATATTCTTCTCTTTTTTCAATAAAATCACAGGTGGTGTTCTCTCACCTTTTGGTTAAAAGACACACACAAAAAGCTATTCAATTTATGTAGGATGATATCAAGAAAACGGTGGGCTACCTTtaagatcacctcagacaaaattAAAGCTGTCCAACTCTTTAGGTGGACCATGTTGTTTGAATCAATGGAAAATTGATTGTCTGATTCAATATACAGGTATGTCCCATTTATTGagtagatcagcctgatttcCAAAATGGTGACTTCACGGTTGGGCCTAGTGTTTTCATGGTATTGATGGGACGGtgtttggctagtggtcggtgctctgtgaaccccaccatgatgtacggattttatccacgttgtccagcaattttttcggatcattttagggcttgatctcaaaaatgagtcagatctaaatctcaggtaaaccttcttttttcttttttctttttttcttttttttttttaaacacatgtACACAAAccccacactcacgctagtggaatttcaccacttatggatactcgaacccttgaccgggtgttggaactccggagagtctaccacctgagcaagagtaaggatccttagGTGAACCTTACAACAGGAAaatcagtagtgattgaatttccacaataaaaacctcccagggctcactgtaatgcttatttgaaatccaacatgttgattaggtcatacggactgggatgaaaggaaataaataaatatcagcttgatccaaaacttttgtggcttcgaagaagttttcaatggtggacattcaatcaacactgttcctgtaatgtggtccacttgagatttgaatctacctcacttttgagctaatgccataaaatgatctcaaaagtggatggacagtgttgataaaacacaaacaACATAGTGGGCTCATAGAGCACATTGGCTGGTGGCACTAGCCAATCCGTATCCATACTGATGTCATACACAAGAGTGCAGATCTTCTGTGTTGAAACTCGAGTGTCGTCTctctcattggtccacataaattttttcagataattctaaaacatgagaccaaaaaagaggtacatccatagctcaagtggatcacaccttaTGAAGCAAATTGAAcaaactaccattgaaactttcccaagATCAAGTGATGCTCATTTTCCATCTGACCTATTGATAAGATTACACATAACTGGAtaaagttaaaatacaaatatcagcttgatcaaaggcttaagaagttttcaatagtagcaTCAGTTCCTATTATTTTCAATGGTGGTCCACTTAGCTTTGTATCTGTACTTTTTTTGGGCTCGTatcctagaatgatctgaaaaaaatggatgaactgcatggatctaagaaatacatcatcatgcggcccttaccgtggggagcggattaggtgagaccccggcctcacctaagatggtgcagcccttaccgtggggcccactttgaagtgTGAATtctgtatccactctgtccatccattattttaaatcatttagagcatggtcctaaaaattaagaagatataattatcaagtggaccatactccaggaaacagaggtgattgaacaccctctcattaaaaacttcttaggatgcACCTTAACATTTCCATagcttttatttatcatccaatctgttgataagttcacataagcctggatgaagggaaaaacaaatatcagtttgatcaaaaaAATATCTTAgctcattaatgatcaatcaccactgtttcctatgatatggtcaacctgataattggatctacttcaaatttttttttaatacattaaaattatctagaaaaatggatgaacgaagtggatacagaatacacacatAAAGGTGGATACCACGGTAATTGAGCTGCACCATCTCGGGTGAGACCGGCGGGTCAGAGAGAATAAAACCGGAAGTCTTGATATGCGGAAATTTCGTTAGGCCATCATGACTTATGTatcagatctacaccgtccattcatttttttcatactaTTTCAGGAAACGGGACAAAAAATTGAGAAAGAtcgaaggcttaagtgggccacactaaagaaatAGTAGGAATTGGACGCCtaatgttaaaaactttttgagtccatggaaggctctgatcaagctgatacacgtctgtgtgaccttacgaataggttagatggcaaataagcctCACAATGCGCCCTGGGGAGATTTCAACAGTAATtgttcaatccctgctgctttctgtggtgtggtccacctgagctttggaaatgcctcatttttgagctagttctctagaatgatctgtaaaaattgatggacagtgtggatttaaaaaataaatcattatgggACTAGAGAAGTTCCACACGTTAAAAGTTGTCCGGTAGTCATCCTGATGACGTGGACCACCGCACTGAATTTTGATGTGCCTTCACCACAGACGAtccactctttttcttcttcttttttttttcacaggcAATGGTACCACCACTTGTGGTGCTGGCATGATTAACTTTCTCGCTGAGTCAGGCTCACAAAATCAGACCGGTGGAACAATACTAACCTCTAAATTGGAGTTACTTGTTTGTTAAAATGGGACCATTAAATACCTTTCAGTTTTAGCCGTCCAACAAATATCCACTAGTAAGATAATTAAATAACCATTGGTTAAATGATACATCTGAAGTGTGACATAAATTTGAATCACTTGCATGCCACATATGCAAATTcatagtgcatgtgtatcaaccatcacactctgccagagtatcaaagttcttgcCACTTCCTTGCTCTCTTTTCTAATCAGTAAGATACTATATATTagagaataaaataaaacaacGTATATGTAGCTTCACGTGTTTAATTAACCCGCAGCCCTTAGATAAGATTGGACCAAAATAGCTAACGTAGAACACACGATAACCAACCATCTACAGCTGGTTGTATGCTAACTTAGCCTACAGCCCTATCTTTCCAAGCCAACGTGTCAATTCAGTAAGGCATCCAATCCATGCAAAACGCGTGGGCCCCAGTATAAAGATCACCTGGAGCAAAAAACCAGACCAGTCAGATCAGTCATGGTCACGTAGGCCACACGGTTGAAATCAACGGACATCCAACGGTCTGAATCAACTTAtaggtttggcccacctgagttgatcATCCTGATTCTTCGAAACAGGTGGGCCCACCGTTTACTCCTCTAGGATGTCCTACGCATGCAACACGTTGACAGGGGCTGCATACCATGCACCGGGCTGTAGGTGACCAGTAATCagggcacatcatggatggagaTTCCCTCTACATCAAGAAGCCATCGTAAGTGTACTCGCGCAAGTGCACACTTGTTCTTCTTGCTGCCAAAAAACATGCCCCACATGCCATACGCGTGTAGTTCCAACCCTCTATAAGGTGGGACTCACTGGGCCAGAAAATCAGCCAGCTTGATCATCAGCTGGGACACACATGAGTGAAAAATAAATCGACAGCTAGAAAAATGGACCAAACTGACTAACGGTCGGTCCATTTTTCAACAAGTACCACAATGATTTTATACCTAGGGACATCTCTATGGTGGGGGCCACCACAAGCCAGTGCACTTGacaaattttcatccattgaacGTTTTCTTAAGCCCGTTCTACAGTATGCtttctggatttttttattttccttttgccAAGATTCATGTAAATCTCCCATTTGGTGAGTTTGGATGCTCAGTTGTAATAGATTGCAATAGTTCAGTCACATATAGAAAAATAACCAAAATGAATATTGGACCATTTAACAGCTTGTTTTGCCTACGCCGTGACTGAGAATCCACGGTCTGTTGCCGcccagtgggcccacatgatatgatAGTCCAATAATTTACCGTCCATATTCTCTATACTACAATAAATAAGCTATTGCCCCAAGGTGGCGCTTCAGCGTTGATACTATCCAtcgatttttagagttgaatgagaaccattgaaaattttcttttcactgTTTCAAATTCATCTACAGATAGTCACGATCAAAATCATCTCTTCAGCATAAGTTTCTCATGGTGTTCTAACTAGCACAGAGTCCATGGCATGGACGGTCCGATGATCAGACTATGCAGCATGTGGGCTCTATTGGGAGCAAGCACATGAAATTCTAATACATAATTGCTGTTAACTAAAATGGCATGAACTTATTATGTATTAGAAATCAAGACTAATACATTATTACTATTATCTAAAATGAGAtataccaaacagggcctaagttcGTAACGAAGATCAAACCCTAATTGCAATTTCATGTGTTTCAGGTTGGAGTAAACGCAATTTGAATCACTCATCCGACTTCGATCGCTCCTCATGATTGCACTTTATCAAACtagattattgcaattcaattcagttgagcatccaaatgcatttTTAGCACGTCGGTTTGCCCGAACAAGATAGCAGTAGCCGGAATGTACTGAACACATGTCCATGCCACCCTAGAAAAACAAGTACATGGGGAGATCGAACACGTGATGAATGAGCACaagtgcattttattttattttttaacatgaaTGAGCACATGTGCACGCAACGCATGTACATCATCTGGCCACATTgaaatgcatatgggcatgaaacCAGATGAGAGCTTGCATGCACCTATGCACTGATGCACCACATGCAATGCACCCACTCAAGAATCACTAGAAGTTAATACATGCAAGGGCCTACATAAAAAAAACAAGTATCGATAGgctacattgtatcattttgtttACTTGCACCTCTCATATCTTCTCAAACCATCATCTTTTGAGGGTTCCTAGCTAGCAAAGTTCCAAAACTAGGCTACTCAATCAAATTCACAAGTTGGAAGTATCTAAAAGCATGTTTGGACGCAAGTAAACTAGATCACAATCAGTTtgaacaaatatcattttttttttcatgccaaaTATATATTTTCACAGATGAAGATTAGGGTTGTAGAACAAGAAAAAAGATGGCTTCCcagcaaaatattcaaaccacttGCAATTTGGTGTACATTCAAACACAATATAAGGTTTTTAGATATGATATATATCATGCATTTGGGTACTCTACCTGCACATGATCTTAATATTCATCTATGATGAAGGCTGGAGAAGGTGTTGCTAGAATAATAATGTCCCCTACTCCTTTATGAGTTTTAATCTCAACCACTCAACTTTCAGTGAGTCTGTCCACCTTATATTCTGCTTTCTATCATGACATGTAGCATTCATTGCACCATTCTTTCAATCCTTAAAATCGGACGAGATCCATGGAGAACTGTTCTCACACACAGTACAATGATGATAAGAGAAAGTCCTTTGCATTATATTCCCATGCAAAGACATCCCAAAAGGAGGTCTGGTGAGTCTCCCATCCGGTTAAGTCCTAATAGTTGAATAAGTGGCGCCCACTTGGGACGATGATCATCCAGATTGGAAGGTGGGTCCACCGTTGGATCAGAGTGATAATCTTTCTCATAGGATAAATTGGCAAAAAGAAAGTAAATTGAACAACAACACTCTAATCCGATAGTGGCCAACCTTGATCTTCCAGCTAATTTCAGTTGATCCAATGGCGGGCCGTCACTGTTCTCATGTGGCCACAGTACGGAATATAATCCAAACGCTTCTTATATGATCACTCGTCGCCACAATCGAATCCGTTTATTGATTATAGATTGAAACCAAATACAGAATTCATATTATGCTAAAAGACCAGTACTTATGAATAATTACATGAGTTATGAAACTCAATCACACATAACTTACAAACATAACGATCATGTGGAACTCACTCCTCACCGAGGGTCCTGAAGAAACCGACGCTCCCGGTGAAGTTCTCTAGCATCTGCGTGGTGAAGACATCATCGTAGAGATCAAACGGAGAAGAGTCGCTCATCAGTGATTCTTGATCAGGATCGACGGTGGCGATCGGCCTTACGGTGGTGCCAGAATCATCATCCATAGTGTCGGTGGCGGGCTCCGGGATCCTCATTAGGTCATCGACCCCATCATTCTCCAAGAATTTCGCCATGTCGGCAGGATCGGAGTCCTGACCAGTGAGCCCTTGCACCAGGGCCATAAACTTCGAGGGATTAACCGTCACCTTCATGGGGTTTGAGATGTAGACAACCTTCACTGGTATTTTTTCCTTtgatttgggtttagggtttttcttttgaTGAACACTTGGTTTCTCCATCACTTGGGTCAACAGAAAGGTATTTTTCTTGGGTTTTTGGAAGCCAAACGGTGCAAAAACACAATAAAAGGAAATTAAGAAAAAGGTGGTGCTTTTGCACCCGACATAGAAAACCAGGGTGGTGGGCGGTTTTAATAGGAGTATGAAGGTAATAGAGGTTTTGAAAGGTGGTTTCTTGGAAGGGAAGGAGGTAGAAATTGAGTGTGGTTTAGATGGATTGGATTCCATTTTGCGTTTGCCACAAATTAATTGTAGATACAGATGCAAGGTTGTATGATCGTCCATATGTACATCAATCAACACCGTCAAAATCTTGGGTCCTGTGGTGGAATTATCATGGCTGGATAATCAAACCGATCGAATGGTGAAGGCATCTCGATTCAGTTAGCGGATTGTATAATCTTGACGGTCTGAATTGGGATAGATGTGTGACATTCATACGGTGGATGGGTCATGCCAATGTCGTTTTCTGTGGCAAACGCACATTATTAGAAGACGGTACGAGTTCGTTCCCAGAGCGAGTATTGGTTGGGGCGGAGAATGTTTGCATAGACCATCGTAGTGGAATTCAATATACAACACCTTAGTTATGATTAATGTATTGTTTTATAgaaaatccgatccgtccaaAAGGTGTTTAATTATATTAATATCACTTCTATGAAAATAAACTTACCCTATTATTAATAATACACACTTTATACTCTTTCAGACCATTGGTCGTCCATTTATTTATATGATGTAGAAATCTTGTGAATCAAACCGTTCTGATTTTCAAATcagatgatatatatgtttttcccGATACTTTGCACGGATAGGATATTTTATAGACTTAACATGTTTGTAGAAACGAAACCGttgcatgtgaaagttcacatacaacGTTGTATGTGAATATTTCTCCAGAAATGAGAGGAAGAAAGATTTGGATAGAAGGGTTggttttgcctctgtcgcgacaaTGAATCCAGCGTGTTTTTCTGCCCACAATCTTTATTACCATAAATAAGAATCATAAATCATCCTTAAGTCATgattctgaccattgatttttacaAGTGAATTTGAGCTATCGAAAATTTTCGGTTCACTGCTCTAAATCCATCCATTCATGGTGATGGCATCGATCATTCCTTAAAATTAATTATCTTATGATGgcttttataaaatatattccatgatttggacggttccgatcatagGAATAGACGGTATGTGTGTCCCAGAGGTTGGAGATACACGCTGGATTCTCCATCGCGACAGGGTAAAACTAGCTCATGGAAAAGAGGACGAGGGAGCGGTAAGCTATCAATATTTCAATAATGACTGCCACGTGGCCTTCGCGGAGAGGAAGCTTGGATGTGATGACGTTGTTTTGGCGGGGCGAGGTGACGTCAGGAATGCTGATGCGGCTGGCTAAAAGCTCGTATCAGCTCCGCTCCGCTCGGCTCGGTTTGTAAATCCACTTGGTTTTTAACGAGAGATCAGTCGTTGCATAAGACGCTGGTTTGAGAGACGTCAATCAACGGCGGCCGTTAATCAATAGGGAAGTTATACGGTACTCCGGCGGCGCATGAGGCTTGATACTCAGGCGATCATAATTATATATGTGGCATACATTGTTTTAAATTAAACCTATTAAATTATTAAATTGCAGAGCCCAATCTTCTTGGAAAGAACAATCCTGAccactgattcatggacacttgaatAATGAAAGGCCATAACTGATTATCTTTTTCTTATCTACGACCGTGCATTAAATGTCCACACTAATCGAATAGTCAGCTAATTCTTTAGATGTAACCGCTGATAAATAATCTAAAGGGACGGCAACTGCCTATGGCTATAtgaatttcttatgatgtggcatGCCCTGTTTAAAAAGTGCCCCTTGTGGATGCCGGGCATGGCTCCTGTAAGTGAGATGATGTTTttgtctttttcaacaagggtCAACCTTCTGATGCGCATAGTAGTACACTTTTAATGAGTAAAGCAAGTGTTCGTGAAAATTCATCTGACAAGGTGAATTggggtgtttggatcataagttatttGTGTATCAGATGACTTattttgatttctacttattcaatAAATAAACTCATTtggt is a genomic window of Magnolia sinica isolate HGM2019 chromosome 15, MsV1, whole genome shotgun sequence containing:
- the LOC131227831 gene encoding uncharacterized protein LOC131227831, with the protein product MEKPSVHQKKNPKPKSKEKIPVKVVYISNPMKVTVNPSKFMALVQGLTGQDSDPADMAKFLENDGVDDLMRIPEPATDTMDDDSGTTVRPIATVDPDQESLMSDSSPFDLYDDVFTTQMLENFTGSVGFFRTLGEE